The Nocardia arthritidis genome has a window encoding:
- a CDS encoding serine hydrolase domain-containing protein, translating to MSKRSTASWNTKGEWKVQGEWGTADSTGRRFQVADWQRRLDTLRDKYHVPGAQLAVLVDGEIFELASGVLHRGTGVEVTTDSVFLCGSVAKTYTATMIMMLVDQGKLDLDAKVVEVLPEFGTPDPADTAVITIRQLLSHTGGLTNDFNLDTGRGDDCIAKYVAALREVALDCRPGTAISYGSTGFMVLGRIIEVLTGLTWDQAVHEMIAVPLGLDHLVTLPEQALKFRVAMSHLGEPGQYPEPTPEWDLMPRSVSPGARVISSAGDMVRFARMHLDGGRAADGTSVLSAETVAAMQRQEIDVPDKWTVSADGWGLGWTLYNWDGIKGIGHDGAAIGQYAYLRAIPAAGVAVALLTNGGGARELYADLFRELLAELAGVRMPEPFAPANPPIRVDIDRFVGVYQRAGVVVTVSKREDGSAHLLYEFVDGMADLSPALSMDLEPVSDTVFAASGAGPSFSEGYMPVVFATLADGTECVYIGMRATPKKQ from the coding sequence ATGTCGAAGCGCAGCACCGCCAGCTGGAACACCAAGGGTGAGTGGAAAGTTCAGGGCGAGTGGGGCACCGCCGACTCGACGGGCCGCCGGTTCCAGGTCGCCGACTGGCAGCGCCGGTTGGACACCCTGCGGGACAAGTACCACGTGCCGGGCGCGCAGCTGGCCGTGCTGGTCGATGGTGAGATCTTCGAGCTCGCAAGCGGCGTGTTGCATCGCGGGACTGGTGTCGAGGTGACCACCGATTCGGTATTCCTCTGCGGCTCGGTCGCCAAGACATACACCGCGACGATGATCATGATGCTGGTCGATCAGGGCAAGTTGGATCTGGACGCGAAGGTGGTCGAGGTGCTGCCGGAGTTCGGCACACCCGATCCGGCCGACACCGCGGTGATCACCATCCGTCAATTGCTCAGCCACACCGGTGGTCTCACGAACGACTTCAACCTCGACACCGGGCGCGGTGATGACTGCATCGCGAAATACGTTGCGGCGCTGCGTGAGGTCGCGCTGGACTGCCGCCCCGGCACCGCGATCTCCTACGGCAGCACGGGCTTCATGGTGCTCGGCCGGATCATCGAGGTGCTCACCGGTCTGACCTGGGACCAGGCCGTGCACGAGATGATCGCAGTCCCACTGGGTCTCGACCATCTGGTGACGTTGCCGGAGCAGGCGCTGAAGTTCCGGGTCGCGATGAGCCACCTCGGCGAGCCGGGGCAGTACCCGGAACCGACGCCCGAATGGGATCTGATGCCGCGGTCGGTCTCGCCCGGCGCCCGAGTGATCAGCAGCGCGGGCGATATGGTGCGCTTCGCCCGCATGCACCTGGACGGCGGCCGGGCCGCCGATGGAACGTCCGTACTGTCCGCGGAAACCGTTGCGGCCATGCAGCGGCAGGAGATCGACGTGCCGGACAAGTGGACCGTCAGCGCCGATGGCTGGGGTCTCGGCTGGACCCTCTACAACTGGGACGGCATCAAGGGCATCGGCCACGACGGCGCGGCGATCGGCCAGTACGCCTACCTACGCGCGATCCCAGCGGCCGGTGTCGCGGTCGCGCTGCTCACCAATGGTGGTGGCGCACGCGAGCTCTACGCGGACCTGTTCCGAGAGTTGTTGGCCGAGTTGGCCGGTGTGCGCATGCCGGAGCCGTTCGCACCGGCGAACCCGCCGATTCGCGTCGATATCGACCGCTTCGTCGGCGTCTACCAGCGTGCGGGCGTTGTCGTCACCGTGAGCAAGCGCGAGGACGGTTCCGCGCACCTGCTTTACGAATTCGTCGACGGCATGGCCGACCTGTCACCCGCGCTCAGTATGGATCTGGAGCCGGTCAGCGACACCGTATTCGCCGCGTCGGGCGCCGGACCCTCGTTCAGCGAAGGTTATATGCCGGTCGTGTTCGCCACCCTCGCCGATGGCACCGAATGCGTCTACATCGGCATGCGTGCGACACCGAAAAAGCAGTGA
- a CDS encoding acyl-CoA dehydrogenase family protein: MTSWTERARQLADEVLAPHAAEVDRTGEIPRENFDRLAEAGLYGISMREDVGLDAFTDVGEVLIAGCLATSFVWAQHLGVARRIANSPNVELRERLTEDIRSGRVRSGVSYAGAAERPSLLARRRGTGYALEGTAPFITGWGMVDVIGVVARDAEDPESLISLIVPAEAGPRLRVEPLPLTAVDASRTVTAAFDGLTVPDSAVDSRFSLRSFHASYIVAAWRNGSLALGLVRRALTELPALGVDTTALAAESAAIRKDLDAALTGQGDIYTARAAASELAVRAANTLVTATGSAALVRGSLAERTSREATFTLVFGSRPGIKSALLERFAGPDGKER, from the coding sequence ATGACTTCCTGGACCGAGCGTGCACGACAACTGGCCGATGAGGTTTTGGCGCCGCATGCCGCCGAGGTCGACCGCACCGGCGAGATCCCGCGGGAAAACTTCGATCGGCTGGCCGAGGCCGGCCTCTACGGCATCTCCATGCGCGAGGATGTCGGTCTCGACGCGTTCACCGATGTCGGTGAGGTACTGATCGCGGGCTGCCTGGCCACCTCGTTCGTCTGGGCACAGCACCTCGGCGTCGCGCGGCGCATCGCGAACTCACCGAATGTGGAACTGCGCGAACGACTTACCGAGGACATCCGGTCCGGGCGGGTTCGCTCGGGTGTCAGCTACGCGGGCGCCGCGGAGCGGCCGTCGCTGCTCGCCCGGCGCCGCGGCACCGGCTATGCGCTGGAAGGTACGGCGCCGTTCATCACCGGCTGGGGCATGGTCGACGTGATCGGCGTCGTCGCGCGGGATGCCGAGGATCCCGAATCGCTGATCAGCCTCATCGTGCCCGCCGAGGCCGGGCCGCGGTTGCGCGTCGAGCCGCTGCCGCTCACCGCGGTCGACGCGAGCCGGACCGTCACCGCCGCCTTCGACGGACTCACGGTCCCGGATTCCGCTGTGGACAGCAGGTTTTCGCTGCGGTCGTTCCATGCCTCGTATATCGTCGCCGCCTGGCGCAACGGCTCGCTCGCGCTCGGTTTGGTCCGCAGGGCGCTGACCGAACTCCCCGCGCTCGGCGTCGACACCACCGCACTCGCCGCCGAATCCGCCGCCATCCGAAAGGATTTGGACGCCGCGCTCACCGGCCAGGGGGATATATACACCGCACGGGCCGCCGCCTCCGAGCTCGCGGTCCGCGCGGCCAACACATTGGTGACGGCCACCGGCAGTGCCGCGCTGGTTCGCGGCAGCCTGGCCGAACGCACCTCTCGTGAAGCCACTTTCACACTTGTCTTCGGTTCGCGGCCGGGAATCAAGTCCGCGCTGCTGGAACGATTTGCGGGCCCGGACGGCAAGGAACGCTGA
- a CDS encoding ATP-binding protein: protein MQDQNGAPKYTMRISRLTIDKLGIRLYDRVSAVLAELIANSYDADATRVDVALPWGVTLAGTVHDADRGPYEIVVQDNGHGMTAAEVNAHYLMVGSDRRVRTGTDLSRKLDRPVMGRKGIGKLAAFGICRTIEVITAGGVDAERTPEGWPVANIIMSLDDMLSDTERDYHPRPGARDGTFSAERGTTVILRDFFRKRVNTGPELSRQLAARFGLERTDWQVCVRNSLSVGRPQMFLLSDLPIDLMEETRIDVSKMPVRVGNQYLPVSGWAAYSKHPYKDESMAGVRIYARGKLVAQTRDFGIASGFTGEFKLRSYLVGAIHVNWLDDEEDLVRSDRQDIMWNSERGEALSAWGRNLVRELGRRGENSVKRRVWEEFLDKSSIQTLLQALAPNDRNFRKSVMDAARILVNNKDRAALEDPAHIDSIVRLALSLGPQRSLLETLKEVAEDNNNQLDVVVALFETARVAEVYSLGQIASERVAVVNRLQDLIDDRRSLERPFQELIERAPWLLAPEWTPLGMNESLKRVRASFERWYAQKFGTKLVTTAIGSEKREPDFVLLHDAGELWIVEIKRMDYHLTDEEYNRAINYLYSLDRFLNDNPRIGEQFPRRRLTFIVDHIDKLGPASLSSLASDNRIDRRTWRELLDATLRAHRDFLDRVYAMRLGEPDEAGGRAVGQ from the coding sequence ATGCAAGATCAGAACGGCGCGCCGAAGTACACCATGCGCATCAGCCGGTTGACCATCGACAAACTCGGAATCCGGCTCTACGACCGGGTTTCCGCGGTACTGGCCGAACTCATCGCCAACTCCTACGACGCCGACGCCACCCGCGTCGATGTCGCGCTGCCGTGGGGCGTGACGCTCGCGGGCACCGTGCACGACGCGGACCGAGGTCCCTACGAGATCGTGGTGCAGGACAACGGGCACGGTATGACCGCCGCCGAGGTCAATGCGCACTATCTGATGGTCGGATCCGATCGCCGGGTGCGCACCGGCACCGACCTGTCCCGCAAGCTGGACCGTCCGGTCATGGGCCGCAAGGGAATCGGCAAGCTGGCCGCATTCGGCATCTGCCGCACCATCGAGGTGATCACCGCGGGCGGCGTCGACGCGGAACGCACCCCCGAGGGCTGGCCGGTCGCCAACATCATCATGAGCCTGGACGACATGCTGTCCGATACCGAGCGCGACTACCACCCGCGCCCGGGCGCCAGGGACGGCACCTTCAGCGCCGAACGCGGAACCACCGTCATACTGCGCGATTTCTTCCGCAAGCGGGTGAATACCGGACCCGAGTTGAGCAGGCAGCTGGCCGCGCGGTTCGGTTTGGAACGCACCGATTGGCAGGTGTGCGTACGCAACAGCCTCTCGGTCGGGCGGCCACAGATGTTCCTGCTCAGCGATCTGCCCATCGACCTGATGGAGGAAACCAGGATCGATGTGTCGAAAATGCCTGTGCGCGTTGGCAATCAGTACCTTCCGGTATCCGGCTGGGCGGCCTACTCCAAACATCCGTACAAGGACGAGTCGATGGCCGGGGTGCGGATATACGCCCGCGGCAAATTGGTCGCGCAGACCAGGGATTTCGGTATCGCATCCGGTTTCACCGGCGAATTCAAGTTGCGTTCCTACCTCGTCGGCGCCATCCACGTGAACTGGCTCGACGACGAAGAGGATCTCGTTCGCTCCGACCGCCAGGACATCATGTGGAATTCCGAACGGGGCGAAGCGCTTTCGGCCTGGGGCCGGAATCTGGTGCGGGAACTCGGCAGGCGGGGCGAGAATTCGGTGAAGCGGCGGGTGTGGGAGGAATTCCTGGACAAGTCCTCGATTCAGACCCTGCTGCAGGCATTGGCGCCCAACGACAGGAACTTCCGCAAATCGGTGATGGACGCCGCCCGAATCCTGGTGAACAACAAGGACAGAGCGGCGCTGGAGGATCCCGCGCATATCGACAGCATTGTCCGCCTCGCGCTTTCGCTCGGGCCGCAGCGCAGCCTGCTGGAAACCTTGAAGGAAGTCGCCGAGGACAACAACAACCAGCTGGATGTCGTTGTCGCGCTGTTCGAAACGGCCAGGGTGGCCGAGGTGTACTCACTCGGCCAGATCGCCTCGGAGCGGGTCGCGGTGGTGAATCGCTTGCAGGACTTGATCGATGACCGCCGCTCGCTGGAAAGACCGTTCCAGGAATTGATCGAGCGGGCGCCGTGGCTGCTCGCGCCGGAGTGGACGCCGCTCGGCATGAACGAATCGCTGAAGCGGGTGCGGGCCAGCTTCGAGCGCTGGTACGCACAGAAATTCGGCACGAAGCTGGTCACCACCGCGATCGGCAGCGAGAAGCGCGAACCCGATTTCGTACTGCTGCACGATGCGGGCGAGCTGTGGATCGTCGAGATCAAGCGGATGGACTATCACCTCACCGACGAGGAATACAACCGCGCGATCAACTACCTGTACTCGCTGGACCGCTTCCTCAACGACAATCCGCGCATCGGTGAGCAATTCCCGCGCCGCAGACTGACTTTCATCGTCGACCACATCGACAAGCTGGGTCCGGCCTCACTGTCCTCACTGGCCAGCGACAACCGGATCGATCGGCGCACCTGGCGGGAACTGCTCGACGCCACGCTGCGCGCGCATCGCGACTTCCTGGACCGGGTATACGCCATGCGGCTGGGTGAACCTGATGAAGCGGGCGGCCGAGCCGTCGGCCAATAG
- a CDS encoding sterol carrier family protein, with amino-acid sequence MARRSMVDPAEMRAAVAAVSAWLCDESAAPPARTELAAAVRTTVRALAASAPGHSVEVRVPPFVAVQCIEGPRHTRGTPPNVVETDPRTWLLLATGLLGFDAAVESGAVTASGTRAGEVAHWLPVARVS; translated from the coding sequence GTGGCACGACGATCGATGGTGGATCCGGCGGAAATGCGGGCGGCGGTCGCGGCGGTGAGCGCATGGCTGTGCGACGAATCCGCCGCGCCGCCCGCGCGCACCGAACTCGCCGCCGCCGTCCGGACCACCGTCCGCGCCCTCGCCGCATCGGCCCCCGGCCACTCCGTCGAGGTGCGGGTGCCGCCGTTCGTCGCGGTGCAGTGCATCGAGGGCCCGCGCCACACCCGAGGCACGCCACCGAACGTCGTCGAAACCGATCCGCGCACCTGGCTGCTGCTCGCGACCGGCCTGCTCGGCTTCGACGCGGCGGTGGAATCGGGAGCGGTTACGGCATCGGGAACCCGGGCGGGCGAGGTGGCGCACTGGCTGCCGGTCGCTCGCGTGTCCTAG
- a CDS encoding YhgE/Pip domain-containing protein: MVLTSLLGVMYLDYVIDPEKNLHDFPVALVNQDVGDVIGSGDHRQEVNFGNQISEKLQEGVPKDKVQLRVLGPNEATQQLQSGKVYGAIIIPSDFSKRLGILGVGSVVPGDIQQPIITVQTNPRTGAFGTQIMLRIANQALTQVNEQVGKQLTDQVVQQLTPPPGGPPAPQLSGATRVALSDPVKVVVQQFHPLPDGTGQGLSAFFYALLLLLASVVGAMVIHTMIDAQLGFVPTEYGPWYVHYPPTPISRLRTLLIKWGVFALTANVVSGIFMLIAYLLDMPIDNPLALFLFSAIAMIAVGFTCLSTLAAIGSAGLLVNLIVFIILGLPSSGGTVPIEATPKYFGWLAGFEPMHQVFLGVRSILYFNADFSAGLQRGVWMSLIGLAIALVLGLVVTRYYDRKGLERSNRVAATY; encoded by the coding sequence ATGGTGCTGACCTCGCTGCTCGGGGTGATGTACCTGGACTACGTCATCGACCCCGAGAAGAACCTGCACGACTTCCCGGTCGCGCTGGTCAATCAGGATGTCGGCGATGTGATCGGATCCGGCGACCACCGCCAGGAGGTGAACTTCGGCAACCAGATCAGCGAGAAGCTGCAGGAGGGCGTGCCGAAGGACAAGGTGCAGTTGCGCGTGCTCGGCCCGAACGAGGCGACGCAACAGCTGCAGTCCGGCAAGGTGTACGGCGCGATCATCATCCCGAGCGATTTCAGCAAGCGGCTCGGCATTCTCGGCGTCGGCAGCGTGGTGCCCGGTGATATCCAGCAGCCGATCATCACCGTGCAGACCAATCCGCGCACCGGCGCATTCGGCACCCAGATCATGTTGCGCATCGCCAATCAGGCGTTGACCCAGGTGAACGAGCAGGTCGGCAAGCAGCTCACCGATCAGGTCGTCCAACAGCTGACCCCGCCGCCGGGTGGTCCGCCCGCACCGCAGTTGTCCGGCGCGACCAGGGTCGCACTCAGCGATCCGGTGAAAGTCGTTGTGCAGCAATTCCATCCGCTGCCCGACGGCACCGGCCAGGGACTGAGCGCCTTCTTCTACGCGCTGCTGCTGCTACTGGCCTCGGTGGTCGGCGCGATGGTCATCCACACCATGATCGATGCGCAACTCGGTTTCGTGCCAACGGAATACGGGCCGTGGTATGTGCACTACCCGCCGACGCCGATCTCCCGGCTGCGCACCCTGCTGATCAAATGGGGCGTCTTCGCACTCACCGCGAACGTGGTGTCCGGCATCTTCATGCTGATCGCGTATCTGCTGGACATGCCGATCGATAACCCGCTCGCGCTATTCCTGTTCAGCGCGATCGCGATGATCGCGGTGGGGTTCACCTGTCTGTCGACGCTGGCCGCGATCGGTTCGGCGGGCCTGCTGGTGAACCTGATCGTATTCATCATCCTCGGCCTGCCGTCCTCCGGCGGAACGGTTCCGATCGAGGCCACCCCCAAGTACTTCGGCTGGCTGGCCGGCTTCGAGCCGATGCACCAGGTGTTCCTCGGGGTGCGATCGATCCTCTACTTCAACGCCGATTTCTCCGCGGGCCTGCAGCGGGGCGTGTGGATGTCGCTCATCGGCTTGGCGATCGCGCTCGTCCTCGGCCTCGTCGTCACCAGGTACTACGACCGAAAGGGTCTGGAGCGCAGCAACCGCGTCGCCGCTACGTACTAG
- the purF gene encoding amidophosphoribosyltransferase, producing the protein MTNAELPVHAASAASNAAIPDENEPREECGVFGVWAPGEDVAKLTYYGLYALQHRGQEAAGIAVADGSQVLVFKDLGLVSQVFDEQTLAAMPGHIAIGHCRYSTTGGVTWENAQPIFRTTAVGSGLALGHNGNLVNTAELATRARELGLIGSIGGRPGTVAGTSDSDVITALLAHAAADSSIEQAAMSLLPTLRGAFCLTFMDEHTLYAARDPHGVRPLCLGRLDRGWVVASETAALDIVGAAFVREIEPGELLAIDTDGVRSMRFANPEPKGCVFEYVYLARPDSTISGRSVHATRVEIGRRLAKEHPVEADLVIPVPESGTPAAVGYAQGSGVPYGQGLMKNAYVGRTFIQPSQTIRQLGIRLKLNPLREVIRGKRLIVVDDSIVRGNTQRALIRMLREAGALEIHVRIASPPVKWPCFYGIDFASRAELIANGAGAEGSFDEMVDGVRRSIGADTLGYISLEGMIAATEQPRTRLCCACFDGEYPIALPTEAAIGKNVLEGMLSGQSEAMLLSENANASALSRP; encoded by the coding sequence GTGACCAACGCCGAACTACCGGTCCACGCCGCATCCGCCGCATCGAACGCGGCCATCCCCGACGAGAACGAGCCGCGCGAGGAGTGCGGCGTCTTCGGCGTCTGGGCCCCTGGCGAGGACGTCGCCAAACTCACCTATTACGGCCTCTACGCGCTGCAGCATCGCGGTCAGGAGGCGGCTGGCATCGCCGTCGCCGACGGATCGCAGGTGCTGGTGTTCAAGGATCTCGGTCTGGTCAGCCAGGTCTTCGACGAGCAGACCCTGGCCGCGATGCCCGGCCACATCGCGATCGGTCACTGCCGCTACTCCACCACCGGCGGCGTCACCTGGGAGAATGCCCAGCCGATCTTCCGCACCACCGCCGTCGGCTCGGGGCTTGCGCTCGGGCACAACGGTAATTTGGTCAACACTGCCGAATTGGCCACTCGGGCAAGGGAACTCGGACTCATCGGCAGTATCGGCGGCAGGCCGGGCACGGTCGCGGGCACCTCCGACTCCGATGTGATCACCGCGCTGCTCGCGCACGCCGCCGCGGATTCCAGCATCGAGCAGGCCGCCATGTCGCTGCTGCCGACGCTGCGCGGCGCCTTCTGTCTCACCTTCATGGACGAACACACGCTGTACGCGGCGCGCGACCCGCACGGTGTGCGGCCGCTGTGCCTCGGCCGCCTGGACCGTGGCTGGGTTGTTGCCAGCGAGACCGCCGCGCTGGATATCGTCGGCGCCGCCTTCGTCCGGGAGATCGAGCCGGGCGAACTGCTGGCGATCGACACCGATGGCGTGCGTTCGATGCGCTTCGCCAATCCGGAGCCGAAGGGCTGCGTCTTCGAATACGTGTACCTGGCCCGCCCCGACTCCACCATCTCCGGCCGCTCGGTGCACGCCACCCGGGTGGAGATCGGCCGCCGCCTCGCCAAGGAGCATCCGGTGGAGGCGGACCTGGTCATCCCGGTGCCGGAGTCCGGAACACCCGCCGCCGTCGGCTACGCGCAGGGCTCCGGCGTGCCCTACGGTCAGGGCCTGATGAAGAACGCCTATGTAGGGCGCACCTTCATCCAGCCGAGCCAGACCATTCGCCAGCTCGGCATCCGGCTCAAGCTCAATCCGCTGCGCGAGGTGATCCGCGGCAAACGGCTCATCGTGGTGGACGATTCCATCGTGCGCGGCAACACCCAGCGCGCACTCATCCGGATGCTGCGCGAGGCGGGCGCACTGGAGATCCACGTGCGGATCGCCTCGCCGCCGGTCAAGTGGCCCTGCTTCTACGGCATCGATTTCGCCTCCCGCGCGGAGCTGATCGCCAACGGTGCGGGCGCCGAGGGCAGCTTCGATGAAATGGTGGATGGCGTGCGCCGCTCGATCGGCGCCGACACCCTCGGCTATATCTCACTGGAAGGGATGATCGCCGCCACCGAACAGCCGCGCACCCGGCTGTGCTGCGCCTGCTTCGACGGCGAATACCCGATCGCGCTGCCCACCGAGGCGGCCATCGGCAAGAACGTGCTGGAAGGCATGCTCAGCGGCCAGTCCGAGGCGATGCTGCTGAGCGAGAACGCGAATGCGAGCGCGCTGAGCCGACCGTAG
- a CDS encoding ABC transporter substrate-binding protein, translating into MLVSGKPGERYRTGIAAVGLAALVASAVAGCGSGRTGGGEGAGLVIGTTDKIFSLDPAAAYDQGSYIVETQTYQYLLNFAPGETTPKPDAAEKCEFTSPTVYTCTLKKGLKFANGNPLTATSVKFSFDRMLKINDPNGPASLLGNLDKTDVVNDTTVAFTLKEANDQTFPAILPTQAGEIIDEKVFPPDKLAADEDVVKAKGYSGPYTIASYDKNKLVEYKANPDYQGILGKPKTETVSAKYYASTDNLKLDIQNGNIDVAYRSLTPTDMESLAKSDKVTIHEGPGGELRYIVFNLNTQPGGTPEQKLAIRKAVTSTVDRDALSTGVYKGSYQPAYSSVPQGYTGATEPFKEIYGAKPNKAQAAKFLADAGVQTPVEINLQYNPDHYGSTSAEEYAAIKSQLEASGLFKINLQATEWVTYQKERARDGYPAYQMGWFPDFPDPDDYLTPFFGPNNFLQNHFENPAITAQLNAEKAETNQDKRIAILKQVQYDLAKDYLPIVPLLSGKQIAVATKAVQGVKSTLDPSTKFRYSVLSK; encoded by the coding sequence ATGTTGGTTTCTGGGAAGCCTGGGGAGCGATACCGAACGGGTATCGCCGCCGTCGGATTGGCGGCGTTGGTCGCATCCGCGGTCGCGGGCTGTGGGTCCGGACGGACCGGGGGCGGTGAAGGTGCCGGCCTGGTGATCGGCACGACGGACAAGATTTTCTCGCTGGATCCGGCCGCGGCCTATGACCAGGGGTCGTACATTGTCGAGACGCAGACCTATCAGTACCTGTTGAACTTCGCCCCGGGCGAGACGACGCCGAAGCCGGACGCCGCGGAGAAGTGCGAGTTCACCTCGCCGACGGTGTACACGTGCACCCTGAAGAAGGGGCTCAAGTTCGCCAACGGCAACCCCTTGACCGCGACCAGCGTCAAGTTCTCCTTCGACCGGATGTTGAAGATCAACGATCCGAACGGTCCTGCCTCGCTGCTCGGCAACCTGGACAAGACCGACGTCGTCAACGACACCACCGTCGCCTTCACCCTCAAGGAGGCCAACGACCAGACCTTCCCGGCGATCCTGCCGACCCAGGCCGGCGAGATCATCGACGAAAAGGTCTTCCCGCCGGACAAGCTGGCCGCCGATGAGGATGTGGTGAAGGCCAAGGGCTACTCCGGCCCGTACACCATCGCCAGCTACGACAAGAACAAGCTGGTCGAGTACAAGGCGAATCCGGATTACCAGGGCATCCTCGGTAAGCCGAAGACCGAAACCGTCTCGGCCAAGTACTACGCCAGCACCGACAACCTCAAGCTCGACATCCAGAACGGCAATATCGACGTCGCCTACCGCAGCCTGACGCCGACCGATATGGAATCGCTCGCTAAGAGCGACAAGGTGACCATTCACGAAGGTCCCGGTGGCGAGCTGCGCTACATCGTGTTCAACCTGAACACCCAGCCGGGCGGCACCCCGGAACAGAAGCTGGCCATCCGCAAGGCGGTCACTTCGACGGTCGACAGGGACGCGCTGTCCACCGGCGTGTACAAGGGCAGCTACCAGCCCGCGTATTCGTCTGTGCCGCAGGGCTATACGGGTGCGACCGAGCCGTTCAAGGAGATCTACGGCGCCAAGCCGAACAAGGCGCAGGCGGCGAAGTTCCTGGCCGACGCCGGTGTCCAGACGCCGGTCGAGATCAACCTGCAGTACAACCCGGACCACTACGGCAGCACCAGCGCCGAGGAATACGCGGCGATCAAATCGCAGCTGGAGGCGTCCGGGCTGTTCAAGATCAACCTGCAGGCCACCGAATGGGTGACCTACCAGAAGGAGCGGGCGCGCGACGGCTACCCGGCCTACCAAATGGGTTGGTTCCCGGACTTCCCGGATCCGGACGACTACCTGACCCCGTTCTTCGGCCCGAACAACTTCCTGCAGAACCACTTCGAGAACCCGGCCATCACCGCGCAGCTGAACGCGGAGAAGGCGGAGACCAACCAGGACAAGCGGATCGCGATCCTCAAGCAGGTGCAGTACGACCTGGCCAAGGACTACCTGCCGATCGTTCCGCTGCTGTCGGGTAAGCAGATCGCGGTGGCGACCAAGGCCGTGCAGGGCGTGAAGTCGACGCTGGATCCGTCCACCAAGTTCCGCTACTCGGTCCTGAGCAAGTGA
- a CDS encoding ABC transporter permease — MVRYLGVRMLLMPVTAWILVTVVFFLMRVVGDPISAAMGGRLPPDQIEARKAAAGFNRPILSQYWDYISGLLRGDFGRSQDNRAISEVVTTYGAATLELVFWALVVAFAVGVPLGRYAATHRDSTTDAGLRLFAVLAYAAPVFFVGLLLKLVFAVKLGWLPVAGRASTHVELALQHVSPKTNIMVVDAILYGDTGYLLDVLKHAVLPAIALGLLTAGIFLRLVRINLIQTLRSDYVEAARARGLSSRVVTGRHAVRNALIPIITVMGMYIAMMLGGAVLTETTFEWKGLGYQLTQYLQARDFVAVQGIVAFIALVVAVMSFVVDAIVAMVDPRVRF, encoded by the coding sequence CTGGTGCGCTATTTGGGTGTGCGTATGTTGCTGATGCCGGTCACCGCGTGGATCCTGGTGACCGTCGTCTTCTTCCTGATGCGAGTGGTCGGCGATCCGATCAGCGCCGCGATGGGCGGGCGGCTCCCACCGGATCAGATCGAGGCGCGCAAGGCGGCGGCCGGGTTCAACCGGCCGATCCTTTCGCAGTATTGGGACTACATCTCCGGACTGCTGCGCGGGGATTTCGGCCGCTCCCAAGACAATCGGGCGATCAGCGAGGTCGTCACCACCTACGGCGCGGCGACCTTGGAACTGGTGTTCTGGGCGCTTGTCGTCGCCTTCGCCGTCGGTGTTCCGCTCGGCAGATACGCCGCGACACACCGTGATTCGACCACCGACGCGGGGCTGCGGCTGTTCGCGGTGCTCGCGTACGCGGCCCCGGTGTTCTTCGTCGGCCTGCTGCTGAAGCTGGTGTTCGCGGTGAAACTGGGCTGGCTGCCGGTCGCGGGTCGGGCCAGCACCCATGTGGAGCTGGCGCTGCAGCATGTCTCGCCGAAGACCAACATCATGGTCGTCGACGCGATCCTCTACGGCGACACCGGATATCTGCTCGACGTGTTGAAACACGCCGTGCTGCCCGCGATCGCGCTCGGCCTGCTCACGGCGGGCATCTTCCTGCGGCTGGTGCGGATCAACCTGATCCAGACGCTGCGCAGCGATTATGTGGAAGCCGCACGGGCGCGCGGACTTTCGTCGCGGGTGGTCACCGGACGGCATGCCGTGCGCAATGCGCTGATCCCGATCATCACCGTGATGGGCATGTACATCGCGATGATGCTCGGCGGCGCGGTGCTCACCGAGACCACCTTCGAATGGAAGGGCCTCGGCTATCAGCTCACCCAATACCTGCAGGCCCGCGATTTCGTTGCGGTGCAGGGGATTGTCGCGTTCATCGCGCTGGTGGT